Genomic window (Candidatus Bathyarchaeota archaeon):
AACTCTACAGTCTGCAGATTCACCGAAGTAATATCCACACCCCAATCTTGCGTCTCCTGCTCCACAATCTCCGCAATCCTATTCGCAATTTCATCCCGCCTCGCCAATAAATCATCCAACTCTACGTTTCCCACTACATCTCGCATCGTCGTCTGCGCATACTTCGTCACACTGTTCCAAACGTTTTGAATATTTACCAAACTATCCTTCGTGTTCACCACCTTCATAAACACCACCGCATCAATAGTCACGCTAATGTTGTCCTTAGTCATCACTTCCTGCCGCGAAACATCCAAAGTAATAATCCGCCTATCCTGCTTCAAAAAGCTCTCCACCAAAGGCCACTTAAAAAAGAAGCCAGGACCCACCAACCGCTGAAACTTCCCAAACCGCAACACAATAGCCTCTTCCCACTCCTTATTAATCGCCACGCAACCAGGCAAGAACCCCAACGCAACGAAGGCAATAATGCCGAACAGGGCAGACAAAACGTTAGGAAAAGCAAGAACAGTCAACACCAGAAAAACCAAACACAACGCTAAGAAAAACGCAAACGGAGTAGGAGAACCCGAATATTGCTCACTCCGCTCAGGCGCAACAACCGAACCCTCAGTCTCACTCATATCTTAACACTCACCTCCTCCATACACAACACCACTATAGCACACAACCCTATTTCTCTTTTACCAACGCTACAAACACACCCACATCAACCGTCTATTTGAAACCTAATAGAACAGTCTAGTCACCGCACCACACACACAATTCTCAAAACAAAGCAAAAACCATATAGATACATTTAAATGATTAATGATTTCACCTATTAAAAGACACACATTAGCAAGAGGGCAAAAAATGAGCGAAATGACAACCCAAATCCTCCAAGAAAGCATAGGAAAAACAGTACTCGTACGCCTAAAAGGCGGAAAAAGCCTACGAGGAAAACTAAAAGGATTCGACCAACACCTAAACCTAGTCCTCGACGAAACAGAAGACACCACAGACCCTGAAAACATCAAAAAACTAAACATCCTAATCGTCCGAGGCGACAACGTGGTAATAATCTCGCCGCCTCCAAGGTGAAAAACTTGGGAAAAGGCACCGCATCCTTCGGAAAACATGGAAGAAAACTTATACACATCAAATGTAGGAGATGCGGAAGAAGAGCCTATAACATAAAGAAAAAAAGATGCTCCGCATGCGGCTATGGAGTCTTAGCCATTCTGAAAACATATTCATGGCGCACCAAAACTCTTCAAGGTAAAAGAACAAGATGACATGCTTCTAATTTTCATCCGAGACAAAGAGACGCATTAATGAAGTGCAAAGTATTTTTTGTCAACTTTCACAAAGATGAGAGGACCTTTGCTGTAGGATAGCTGTCTGGCTTTACGCAGAGTCATGTTTACAACATTAAGAAGCCTTTCCTGCTCGCTGCTCCAGCAATGTTTTTCTTTAGATGCTCCAAGTTCAAGTTTCAGCAAGTTTTCTGACATTATAGAGGTCCCACAGATTTCGCCGTTCCGTATCAAAGATTCTACTAGAATATCTTTGAGCTCCCCGCGTTTTTTGAGCTGCCTCCAAGGGGACTCTGCATTTTTTAACCGTTTGTTCACTCTGGACCATTGAGAAGAACCGTTGTTTCCTATGAGAAGCTTAACTCTTTCGTTCCACTTCTTGATCCAAAGACCAGCCCATATGCTTACGAACTCTGAAAACTCTTCGGAGTTGTCTTTGAAATACTCTTGAACTTTTTCAATTAAATCGTAATCGCTATTCTCTTGGCCAATCAGCTTCCAGTGAACCTTTAAGAAGTTTATCAAGTCTTCACAAGCTATCTGTAAAACTCGTCGGTCTGAGCTTTGGAGATCTAACAGTGGATTATGGTCTTTCAAGCATTGTGATAGCAACAGCTCAAGAAAGTTCATTGTTGTTTCTTCCCAGAGCCTTCTCCGATAAATATTCCACTCAGCGTCTTAATTAAGCGTTATTTATAATATCTTCTATAACATTTTTTGAGTAATATTTTCTGTTAGTAATATTTAGAACTATGATGCCATATGTCCGCTTAATGTAGGTTGTAGCCATAAAGGTGTAAATTTCCATTGACATCTTACTCCTTCTTTATAATCTGAGGAGAGAGTCCTTTTTCCCTATGAGCTCTAATTTCTCTTATTAACTTCTCAATCTCAACATGTAGGCAGCATACAAAGTACATGCGACTCTAAGGCAATCTTCTAAGAATCACGAATCGGGTAATTTCTAAGCGATATTCCTAAAATATTTCCAATAT
Coding sequences:
- a CDS encoding SPFH domain-containing protein, which produces MSETEGSVVAPERSEQYSGSPTPFAFFLALCLVFLVLTVLAFPNVLSALFGIIAFVALGFLPGCVAINKEWEEAIVLRFGKFQRLVGPGFFFKWPLVESFLKQDRRIITLDVSRQEVMTKDNISVTIDAVVFMKVVNTKDSLVNIQNVWNSVTKYAQTTMRDVVGNVELDDLLARRDEIANRIAEIVEQETQDWGVDITSVNLQTVELPESMKRVIARQAEAEREKRAVIIKSQGELTAAENLEKAVKQMSNRALYLRTLSSLEDISYDQSNTIVFAIPMDMVKGEILGLSAFAGANKAAKASQQQKKEGEKD
- a CDS encoding LSm family protein, giving the protein MSEMTTQILQESIGKTVLVRLKGGKSLRGKLKGFDQHLNLVLDETEDTTDPENIKKLNILIVRGDNVVIISPPPR
- a CDS encoding 50S ribosomal protein L37e, with translation MGKGTASFGKHGRKLIHIKCRRCGRRAYNIKKKRCSACGYGVLAILKTYSWRTKTLQGKRTR